One genomic region from Alteromonas pelagimontana encodes:
- a CDS encoding XrtA system polysaccharide deacetylase: MANINAMTVDLEEYFQVEAFADDISVNDWSKYESRLAIQMDKLLGVFADTDVKATFFTLGWIAKAHPELLKRIVAEGHEIASHGYMHQHLSKQNADVFFEDITKAKALLEDIVGMPVKGYRAPCFSISADNDWAHDLIAKAGYEYSSSSYPINHDLYGVPKAPRDAYRLENGLLEIPVTTAVWHNRVFPAGGGGYFRLLPFAVFDFLFGKGQENRIANFYTHPWEFDPEQPRIESNFKSKFRHHVNQKSALTKLTKLCSKYNWTTMADAYLDKEHPTLGNWPSVANGDY; encoded by the coding sequence ATGGCAAACATAAACGCGATGACGGTTGATCTGGAGGAATACTTTCAGGTCGAAGCATTCGCAGACGATATTTCTGTAAATGACTGGTCGAAGTACGAGTCTCGACTGGCTATTCAGATGGACAAGCTGCTAGGCGTGTTTGCTGATACCGATGTAAAAGCGACTTTCTTTACCTTGGGCTGGATTGCCAAGGCCCATCCTGAGCTGCTGAAGCGTATTGTCGCCGAAGGGCACGAAATTGCCAGTCACGGTTACATGCATCAGCACCTTTCCAAGCAGAATGCTGACGTATTTTTCGAAGACATTACCAAAGCAAAAGCCTTGTTAGAAGACATAGTAGGTATGCCTGTAAAAGGTTATCGTGCACCGTGTTTCTCAATTAGTGCCGATAACGACTGGGCGCACGACTTAATTGCCAAAGCCGGTTACGAATACAGCTCCAGCAGCTATCCGATTAATCACGATTTATATGGTGTGCCCAAAGCACCGCGTGATGCTTATCGGTTGGAAAATGGGCTTCTGGAAATTCCTGTTACCACCGCGGTATGGCACAACCGGGTGTTTCCAGCCGGAGGTGGTGGATATTTCAGGCTACTACCCTTTGCCGTGTTTGATTTTTTGTTCGGAAAAGGGCAGGAAAATCGTATTGCCAATTTTTACACGCATCCCTGGGAGTTTGACCCGGAGCAACCTCGCATTGAAAGTAACTTCAAATCGAAGTTTCGGCATCATGTAAACCAGAAATCGGCGCTCACGAAACTTACGAAATTGTGTAGTAAGTATAATTGGACAACGATGGCCGACGCCTATCTGGATAAAGAGCATCCGACGCTTGGTAACTGGCCAAGTGTAGCGAACGGCGACTACTGA